The proteins below come from a single Borreliella afzelii genomic window:
- a CDS encoding tetratricopeptide repeat protein: MGRNFLAVLYACFLCLGFFSCSNVKSMSLMAIGNYEYVRGNYQNAISNYYNLVEDKKYSAWGYYNLGIVYYSLGEYESSLRIFSYAKKTDDIFLNFNVNYNEGIIYYNQGLYHKAEMAFKEALKINPSSYNAKYNLELAIIKKRTVRDSLNSLSVEKSKNFVENNENFLRYIENLERVVWLRKIDESLVVPKEDW, encoded by the coding sequence GTGGGACGAAACTTTTTAGCAGTTTTATATGCTTGCTTTTTGTGTTTAGGTTTTTTTTCTTGTTCAAATGTTAAGTCCATGTCTTTGATGGCTATTGGCAATTATGAATATGTTAGAGGAAATTATCAAAATGCAATTTCCAATTATTACAATCTTGTAGAGGATAAAAAATATTCTGCTTGGGGATATTATAATCTTGGCATTGTATACTATTCTTTAGGTGAGTATGAAAGTTCTCTTAGAATATTCTCTTATGCAAAGAAAACCGATGATATTTTTTTAAATTTTAATGTCAATTATAACGAGGGAATAATATACTATAACCAAGGACTTTATCATAAGGCCGAAATGGCTTTTAAGGAGGCTTTAAAAATTAATCCCAGCAGTTATAATGCTAAATATAATCTTGAACTTGCAATAATAAAAAAACGAACAGTGCGCGATAGTTTAAATTCTTTAAGTGTAGAAAAAAGTAAAAATTTTGTTGAAAATAATGAAAATTTTTTAAGGTATATTGAAAATCTTGAGAGGGTTGTATGGTTGAGAAAAATAGACGAGAGCCTAGTTGTTCCAAAAGAAGATTGGTAA
- the rsmG gene encoding 16S rRNA (guanine(527)-N(7))-methyltransferase RsmG, translated as MISDIEFALAECNFQFAYKDLQKINLYIKRILLLNTRFNLISNSNSNFNSILNLHVIDSLLGLPTIKEANPSEILDVGSGAGFPGIILAIFDSSRKYYLLERSKKKSTFLKMIKLELDLENVKILEYEIEREKKKYEFITIRAFRSMNEYALVLKNLLKNGGLIMAYKGKFDRINLEVNQIKDLFSKIEVKSLNSKLSAERNLVLLYK; from the coding sequence ATGATAAGTGACATTGAATTTGCTTTGGCAGAATGTAATTTTCAGTTTGCTTACAAAGATCTTCAGAAAATAAATTTATATATAAAAAGAATTTTACTTTTAAATACCAGATTTAATTTGATTTCAAATAGCAATAGCAACTTCAATTCCATTCTTAATCTACACGTTATAGATTCTCTTTTAGGATTGCCTACTATTAAAGAGGCCAATCCTTCTGAAATTCTTGATGTTGGAAGTGGTGCTGGATTTCCAGGTATTATTTTGGCTATTTTTGATTCTTCTAGAAAATATTATCTTTTAGAGAGAAGTAAAAAAAAATCTACTTTTTTGAAAATGATAAAATTAGAACTTGATTTAGAAAATGTAAAAATTTTAGAATATGAGATTGAAAGAGAAAAGAAGAAGTATGAATTTATTACAATTCGAGCCTTTAGAAGTATGAATGAATATGCGTTAGTTTTAAAGAATCTTTTAAAGAATGGGGGTTTGATTATGGCATATAAGGGTAAATTTGATAGAATTAACCTTGAAGTCAATCAAATTAAAGATTTGTTTAGTAAAATAGAAGTAAAGTCTTTAAATTCAAAATTAAGCGCAGAGAGAAATTTAGTTTTGCTTTACAAATAA
- a CDS encoding OmpA family protein, with amino-acid sequence MGTKATILLLLLFLVQNLALSAEIFEFKYIKGTKFRLEGTDNQKIYFNNHFNSSSTTNIQISSEIKDTKEEFVNIKAFFRILKRENIHEPYLLNEEFEETFSVNKQGEYIIGANQKRPSVRGIPRFPKTPIKINEKWTYPAEEYIEASKIDRSIKDFIVKFNVNYEYKGKEEHNGKYYHIILSNYESQYNIKNISFYQKVNQKIYFDNEIGNTYKYNDEYIFEIKQNNNQHFKMTGNSLGKVVSIELPNDNFIETEVENYIQEKKIKAISVEKNTKGINLSLDIEFYPDSFQILQKEYKKLDLIAKLLEKFKKNNILIEGHTEQFGLEEEMHELSEKRARAIGNYLIKMKIKNKDQILFKGWGSQKPKYPKSSPLKAKNRRVEITILNN; translated from the coding sequence ATGGGTACCAAAGCAACCATACTATTGTTGCTATTATTTTTAGTTCAAAACTTAGCTTTGTCTGCTGAAATTTTTGAATTCAAATACATTAAAGGCACAAAATTTAGATTAGAAGGTACAGATAATCAAAAAATATATTTCAACAACCATTTTAATTCAAGTTCTACAACCAATATTCAAATTTCAAGTGAGATAAAAGACACAAAAGAAGAATTCGTAAACATTAAAGCTTTTTTTAGAATCTTAAAAAGAGAAAATATTCATGAACCTTACCTATTAAATGAAGAGTTTGAAGAAACCTTCAGCGTAAATAAGCAAGGAGAATATATAATAGGAGCAAATCAAAAAAGACCCTCTGTTAGAGGCATTCCAAGATTTCCAAAAACACCTATCAAAATAAATGAAAAATGGACATATCCTGCAGAAGAATATATAGAAGCTTCAAAAATAGATAGAAGTATAAAAGATTTCATTGTAAAATTTAATGTTAACTACGAATATAAAGGCAAAGAAGAACACAACGGCAAATATTACCATATAATTCTTTCGAATTATGAATCACAATACAATATAAAAAACATCTCTTTCTATCAAAAAGTAAACCAAAAAATTTATTTTGACAATGAAATTGGAAACACATATAAATACAACGATGAATATATATTTGAAATAAAGCAGAACAATAATCAACATTTTAAAATGACTGGAAACTCTCTTGGCAAAGTAGTTTCAATTGAACTTCCGAATGATAATTTTATTGAAACTGAAGTTGAAAATTATATCCAAGAAAAAAAAATAAAAGCTATTAGCGTTGAAAAAAATACTAAAGGCATTAATTTAAGCTTAGATATTGAATTTTATCCTGACTCATTTCAAATACTGCAAAAAGAATACAAAAAACTTGACCTTATAGCTAAACTTCTTGAAAAATTTAAAAAAAATAACATACTAATAGAAGGACATACTGAACAATTCGGATTAGAAGAAGAGATGCACGAGCTCTCTGAAAAAAGAGCTCGTGCAATTGGAAATTATTTGATAAAAATGAAAATAAAAAACAAAGACCAAATACTATTTAAAGGATGGGGATCTCAAAAACCAAAATATCCTAAATCGTCCCCATTAAAGGCTAAAAATAGACGAGTAGAAATTACAATATTAAATAACTAG
- a CDS encoding DUF58 domain-containing protein yields the protein MVQDNEINSSAKARIKALKFFSRKMLSELNFGGYRSIFKGLGLEFHEFRPYEDSDDARFIDWNVSSKADSIFSKVFKEDRGMNLHLLVDNSLSMSLGDKVNKKDVQDLLVSIFAHMAFFNNDKIGVTFFSSGTDKFIPSSKGHLHLGLILSETINRNLKPGSSLAYIFKNTAEYYKKRSLIIIISDFKANSYFKSLNVLSKRHNVVAIRISDFFDENFPKVGTLICEDIETGENFLVSGFSKSILTGYKNYWTLDKIKWKKECIKKNISFIEIDTKEDVFKKLKILFKKGQ from the coding sequence ATGGTACAAGATAACGAGATAAATAGTAGTGCTAAAGCTAGGATAAAAGCTTTAAAATTCTTTTCAAGAAAAATGCTTTCAGAGCTTAATTTTGGTGGGTATCGTTCAATTTTTAAAGGACTTGGTCTTGAATTTCATGAATTTAGACCTTATGAGGATTCTGATGATGCTAGATTTATTGATTGGAATGTAAGCTCAAAAGCCGATAGTATTTTTTCAAAGGTTTTCAAAGAAGATAGGGGGATGAATCTGCATCTTCTTGTAGATAATTCACTTTCTATGAGCTTGGGAGACAAGGTAAATAAAAAGGATGTTCAGGATTTATTGGTTTCTATTTTTGCACATATGGCATTTTTTAATAATGATAAAATAGGTGTTACTTTTTTTTCAAGTGGAACAGACAAATTTATACCCTCTAGCAAAGGTCATTTGCATTTAGGATTGATATTAAGTGAAACGATCAATAGAAATCTTAAGCCGGGTAGTAGCTTAGCTTATATTTTTAAAAATACGGCAGAATATTATAAAAAAAGATCTTTGATTATAATTATTTCTGATTTTAAGGCGAATTCTTATTTTAAATCTTTAAATGTTTTGAGCAAGAGACATAATGTTGTTGCTATAAGAATTTCAGATTTTTTTGATGAAAATTTTCCTAAAGTTGGAACTTTGATTTGCGAAGATATTGAAACTGGGGAAAATTTTTTAGTCTCGGGGTTTAGCAAGTCGATATTAACTGGTTATAAAAATTATTGGACACTTGATAAAATAAAATGGAAAAAAGAGTGTATTAAAAAAAATATTAGTTTTATTGAGATTGATACTAAAGAAGATGTTTTTAAAAAACTTAAAATTCTTTTTAAAAAGGGTCAATAA
- the malQ gene encoding 4-alpha-glucanotransferase → MKYEKIRINLNLKRKSGILLNISSLPSKYGIGDLGKGAYKFIDFLFASSQSYWQMFAYSPIDFTRSPPYSIFSAFAGNVYYIDLEALDKFIDSDLNILKENESRHSDFKKLSFKDKFLKEAALNFINRASVDEVRSFEKFKKKSYYWLLDFASFVAFKEYSLKESKDAFNVLFDRGILKRNEQDLFKLRNILSKEIKVQEVLQYFFFSQFQALKRYANGKGIELVMNVPLFIAYDSADVWAHQKYFKLRFDASKDKVAGISPDYFLEQEQAWDSPAYSWNVLKKVNYEWWAKRIEILKKYVDVIKIDHFRGFVSTWEVSAGETYAFNGLWVKSPGRDFFNFILNEIKDLKIWVEDFENDLEDVSRLRDFFNFPGMRIMKLAFDFDSGNQNLPHNYIKNCIVYTGISDNDTILEFINSLDDLHKKYIFDYLNTNEDFVVWDMIRSAMSSVSDNVIIPMQDYISLGDKFRANVPKNTLDNWIFRLLESDLDTTLSKNISFITRLYGRA, encoded by the coding sequence ATGAAGTATGAAAAAATAAGAATTAATTTAAACTTAAAAAGAAAAAGTGGTATTTTACTTAACATAAGTTCTTTGCCATCTAAATACGGTATTGGAGATTTGGGCAAAGGGGCTTATAAATTTATAGATTTTTTATTTGCATCCTCGCAAAGTTATTGGCAAATGTTTGCTTATTCTCCTATTGATTTTACAAGATCTCCCCCTTATTCAATTTTTTCTGCCTTTGCCGGTAATGTTTATTATATTGATCTAGAAGCTCTTGATAAATTTATAGATTCGGATTTAAACATTTTAAAGGAAAATGAAAGCAGGCACTCTGATTTTAAAAAATTAAGTTTTAAAGATAAATTTCTTAAAGAAGCTGCTTTAAATTTTATTAATAGAGCTTCGGTTGATGAGGTTAGAAGCTTTGAAAAATTTAAAAAAAAGTCTTATTATTGGCTTTTAGATTTTGCAAGTTTTGTTGCATTTAAAGAATATTCTTTAAAAGAATCAAAGGACGCTTTTAATGTTCTTTTTGATAGAGGAATTCTTAAAAGAAATGAACAAGACTTATTTAAATTGAGAAATATTCTCTCAAAAGAGATTAAAGTGCAAGAGGTGTTGCAGTATTTCTTTTTTTCACAGTTTCAAGCTTTAAAGCGCTATGCAAATGGCAAGGGAATTGAGCTAGTTATGAATGTACCGCTTTTTATAGCGTATGATTCTGCTGATGTTTGGGCACATCAAAAATATTTTAAGTTGAGATTTGACGCAAGCAAAGATAAGGTTGCAGGAATTTCTCCAGATTATTTTTTAGAACAAGAGCAAGCTTGGGATAGTCCAGCTTATAGTTGGAATGTTTTAAAGAAAGTTAATTATGAATGGTGGGCAAAAAGGATCGAGATTTTAAAAAAGTATGTAGATGTAATTAAAATTGATCATTTTAGAGGTTTTGTTTCTACCTGGGAAGTTAGTGCTGGTGAGACCTATGCTTTTAATGGGTTGTGGGTAAAATCACCAGGACGAGATTTTTTTAATTTTATTTTAAATGAAATTAAAGATTTAAAAATTTGGGTTGAAGATTTTGAAAATGATCTTGAAGATGTTTCAAGGTTAAGAGATTTTTTTAATTTTCCAGGAATGAGAATAATGAAGCTTGCCTTTGATTTTGATTCGGGCAATCAGAATCTTCCTCATAATTATATTAAAAATTGTATAGTTTACACAGGAATTAGTGATAATGATACAATACTAGAATTTATTAACTCTTTAGATGATTTGCATAAAAAGTATATTTTTGATTATTTAAATACAAATGAAGATTTTGTTGTTTGGGACATGATAAGAAGCGCTATGAGCAGTGTTTCTGACAATGTAATAATACCAATGCAAGATTATATTAGTTTAGGAGATAAATTTAGGGCAAATGTTCCAAAAAATACTCTAGATAATTGGATTTTTAGATTATTAGAAAGTGATTTAGATACTACTTTGAGTAAAAATATAAGTTTTATTACAAGGCTTTACGGTAGGGCTTAA
- a CDS encoding vWA domain-containing protein codes for MLTFNEPLYLFLLVIFPITIYFNHFFKNRGGKIKFPISIYGSLNSLKLKDYRLNLMYFFTYSFLYLAAMVMVFALAGPSVSKKKMIHLSAGADIVIVLDISPSMGAVEFSSKNRLEFSKELIKRFISQRENDNIGLVAFAKDASIVVPITTDRDFFNKKLDDIYIMDLGNGSALGLGISIALSHLKHSEALKRSIVVLTDGVVNSDEIYKDQVINLAQGLNVRIYSIGIGSSEEFSVEFKLRSGKFYQGSLKEVYDPSMLVEISNKTGGLFYSVNDDFSFQFAIQDFSKKENLERKIKIAVDNKDIYKEFLVLALCLLLIYFIFSKIFLKEIL; via the coding sequence ATGTTAACATTTAATGAGCCTTTGTATTTGTTTTTATTAGTAATTTTCCCTATAACAATTTATTTTAATCATTTTTTTAAAAATAGAGGGGGCAAGATAAAGTTTCCAATATCGATTTATGGCAGCTTAAACTCTTTAAAACTTAAAGATTATAGATTAAATTTGATGTATTTTTTTACTTATTCTTTTTTATATTTAGCTGCAATGGTTATGGTGTTTGCTTTAGCAGGGCCTTCGGTTTCAAAAAAGAAGATGATACATCTTAGTGCTGGTGCTGACATTGTCATTGTTCTTGACATATCGCCTAGTATGGGGGCTGTTGAGTTTTCTTCTAAGAATAGACTTGAATTTTCAAAAGAATTGATTAAACGTTTTATTTCTCAACGTGAGAATGATAATATTGGTTTGGTAGCTTTTGCAAAAGATGCTTCAATAGTAGTGCCTATAACAACAGATAGGGATTTTTTTAATAAAAAGTTAGATGATATTTATATTATGGATCTTGGAAATGGATCTGCTTTAGGATTAGGTATTTCTATTGCGCTATCTCATTTAAAGCATTCTGAAGCTCTTAAAAGATCAATAGTGGTTTTAACAGATGGGGTTGTTAATTCAGATGAAATTTATAAAGATCAAGTGATTAACCTTGCTCAAGGTTTAAATGTCAGGATTTATTCTATTGGTATTGGAAGTTCTGAGGAATTTAGTGTTGAGTTTAAATTAAGATCTGGTAAGTTTTATCAAGGAAGTCTAAAAGAGGTTTATGATCCTAGTATGCTTGTTGAGATTTCAAATAAAACCGGAGGACTTTTTTATTCGGTTAATGATGATTTTTCTTTTCAATTTGCAATTCAAGATTTTTCAAAAAAGGAAAATTTGGAGAGAAAAATTAAAATAGCTGTGGACAATAAAGATATTTATAAAGAATTTTTAGTTTTAGCGTTGTGCTTATTACTTATTTATTTTATTTTTTCAAAAATTTTCTTAAAAGAGATACTATGA
- a CDS encoding TraR/DksA family transcriptional regulator, with product MQKASSEHEFIEEIKKFLSAEKKEILDSIKSVENSKKEIINNDMYPKDVVDIAFDNMDGNNLEALGFVEKRKLNLINQALYRISQNSYGKCLACEKEIARERLLAIPYAFLCISCQTKKEKKSKR from the coding sequence ATGCAAAAAGCTAGTTCTGAGCATGAGTTTATTGAAGAGATAAAAAAATTTCTTTCAGCTGAAAAAAAAGAGATATTGGATTCTATCAAGTCTGTAGAAAATAGCAAAAAGGAAATAATTAATAATGATATGTATCCGAAGGATGTTGTTGATATTGCTTTTGATAATATGGATGGAAATAATCTTGAAGCATTAGGTTTTGTTGAAAAGAGAAAGTTGAATTTAATAAATCAAGCTCTTTATAGAATTTCTCAAAATTCTTATGGGAAGTGTTTGGCTTGTGAAAAAGAGATTGCTAGAGAGAGACTTTTAGCAATTCCTTATGCCTTTTTATGTATTAGCTGTCAAACAAAAAAAGAAAAAAAGAGCAAAAGATGA
- a CDS encoding SH3 domain-containing protein yields MVIFFIYFFSIARLYSLTGIDFVKNIKVLRGDKFIQIVKLNNPLQDIDISLLKVEINKEVQSNSNVLSISRITDSNNFSFVEIKVEYLFEGLGFIKIPPLKVIYKGDFYLSSEVEVSVLRADEINSFGLPVDLYWDLDKREVYEYQSIGIVLRSNWLSDSNSNEMSGFLPAIKDAMIEKMPIFGDIKYRTFHNKEILDVPFYNFVLTPLKGSKNVLIPSFSFNIDSGLVRETPELLLKVKPIPKEVKSLAVGTFRIDYETPTYSTIDQGIFTILIKITGQGNFPHFYFPEIETYNSKILNKKKTYSFKPSKSGYKGSISQVYTVKPGTKGSVFLNIGDFNYLNPDDGTVYTLKGKKLKYEYSGEFDSINKIQNNVDSDFELLSYADILNYKNKTFLFFVPYYYLLLIPGFLLSLAILINYKKFFAASSFGLVILILAVGISLNAVNDSLLSEKNINDLIESYNSKNYDAALIKIDNILKKYPNYSGLWLNRALVLNKMDRDFDAICSAYKAFLASPNNETPYKVIDLIEAKNGVTDSIRNNSFIFSNIFFIISLFLINFLVVSISYRFLAKNLKKIIIFLLFSAVCFTVFETYYFYSEQQSEVGIIRGDLVSLYKVPDNFSRSWRFLKGNASVYILDSKDDFVLIETSYGLQGWIHKNFVVSLKDNLI; encoded by the coding sequence TTGGTAATATTTTTTATTTATTTTTTTTCAATCGCAAGACTTTATTCGCTTACGGGTATTGATTTTGTTAAAAATATCAAGGTTTTAAGGGGCGACAAATTTATTCAGATCGTAAAGCTTAATAATCCTTTGCAAGATATTGATATAAGTTTATTAAAAGTTGAAATAAATAAAGAAGTTCAATCCAATTCTAATGTTTTGTCAATATCTAGGATAACCGATAGTAATAACTTTTCTTTTGTTGAAATTAAAGTTGAATACCTTTTTGAAGGTCTAGGATTTATTAAAATTCCCCCATTAAAAGTAATTTATAAAGGTGATTTCTATTTATCTTCAGAGGTTGAAGTTAGTGTGCTAAGAGCTGATGAAATAAATTCTTTTGGCCTGCCAGTTGATTTATATTGGGACCTTGATAAAAGAGAGGTTTATGAATATCAAAGCATTGGCATTGTTTTGCGTTCAAATTGGCTTTCAGATAGCAATTCTAATGAAATGTCCGGATTTTTACCTGCTATTAAGGATGCAATGATTGAAAAGATGCCTATATTCGGGGACATTAAATATAGAACTTTTCATAATAAAGAAATTTTAGATGTACCTTTTTATAACTTTGTTTTAACTCCTCTTAAAGGTTCAAAAAATGTTTTGATTCCCAGTTTTTCTTTTAATATTGATTCTGGCCTTGTTAGGGAAACCCCTGAGCTTTTGTTAAAAGTTAAACCTATTCCTAAAGAGGTTAAATCTCTAGCGGTTGGAACTTTTAGAATTGATTATGAGACACCGACTTATTCGACAATTGATCAAGGTATATTTACTATTTTAATAAAAATAACAGGGCAAGGGAATTTTCCACATTTTTACTTTCCAGAGATTGAAACTTATAATTCTAAAATTCTTAATAAAAAGAAAACTTATAGTTTTAAGCCTTCTAAAAGTGGGTACAAGGGCAGTATTTCTCAAGTTTACACAGTTAAGCCGGGTACCAAAGGTAGTGTATTTTTAAATATTGGGGATTTTAATTATTTAAATCCCGATGATGGGACAGTTTATACTCTTAAAGGAAAAAAATTGAAGTACGAATATTCGGGAGAGTTTGACAGTATAAATAAAATACAAAATAATGTAGATTCTGATTTTGAGCTTTTATCTTATGCTGATATTTTGAATTACAAAAATAAAACTTTTTTATTTTTTGTTCCATACTATTATCTACTTTTGATTCCAGGATTTTTATTATCTTTAGCTATTTTAATTAACTATAAAAAATTTTTTGCAGCATCAAGTTTTGGTTTGGTTATTTTAATATTGGCTGTTGGCATTAGTTTAAATGCTGTAAATGATAGTTTATTGTCAGAAAAAAATATAAATGATTTGATTGAAAGCTATAATTCTAAAAATTATGATGCGGCGCTTATCAAGATTGATAATATTCTTAAAAAATATCCAAATTATTCAGGACTTTGGCTAAACAGAGCTCTTGTGTTAAATAAAATGGATAGGGATTTTGATGCTATTTGTTCAGCTTATAAGGCATTTTTAGCTTCTCCAAATAATGAAACCCCATATAAGGTTATTGATTTGATTGAAGCTAAAAATGGAGTTACAGACAGTATTCGTAACAATAGTTTTATCTTTTCTAATATTTTTTTTATTATTAGCTTATTTTTGATAAATTTTTTAGTCGTATCTATTTCTTATAGATTTTTGGCAAAAAATTTAAAAAAAATAATTATATTTTTACTTTTTTCTGCGGTTTGTTTTACTGTGTTTGAAACATATTATTTTTATTCTGAGCAACAATCTGAAGTGGGAATAATTAGGGGGGATTTAGTCTCTCTTTACAAAGTTCCTGATAACTTTTCAAGAAGTTGGAGATTTTTAAAAGGAAATGCAAGTGTTTATATCCTTGACAGCAAAGATGATTTTGTTCTTATTGAAACAAGTTACGGACTTCAAGGCTGGATTCACAAGAATTTTGTTGTATCCTTAAAAGATAATTTGATTTAA
- a CDS encoding vWA domain-containing protein, protein MSINNYSALYFFLILMWIFFVCVLDFRRNIPFFKTLSFMYGDNSYIQNYYIKKVLMTMFFIFSLIFLILSILDISWGQRAVEDERSKLRISFIFDISRSMLSVDEGKIINRLESAKNMISLILSNFENAEYSLTIFKGKSLLVLPFSKDKNSLNKMLNYIEPDLISSPGSFLGDAVFSVISNVQDDPYYNFLIILTDGDDWGENNYYRFSKFVNNLKLESFVVGIGGNNPVLFDHNAIIKDKNDNPVKTVINEENLLLLASSLKGSYYNLYLKGINFVVNDIRNGIIRKTSNDIILVDVSRYKIFLVISLLFIFMYLFVRMIKWDETF, encoded by the coding sequence ATGAGTATAAATAATTATAGTGCTTTATACTTTTTTTTAATTTTAATGTGGATTTTTTTTGTATGTGTGCTTGATTTTAGGCGAAATATTCCATTTTTTAAAACCCTAAGCTTTATGTATGGAGACAATTCCTATATTCAAAATTACTACATTAAAAAAGTTCTCATGACAATGTTTTTTATTTTTAGCTTGATTTTTCTAATTTTATCTATCTTGGATATTTCTTGGGGACAAAGAGCTGTTGAGGATGAGAGAAGTAAATTGAGAATTTCTTTTATTTTTGATATTTCTCGTAGCATGTTGAGTGTAGATGAGGGTAAAATTATTAATAGGCTTGAGAGCGCTAAAAATATGATTAGTTTAATTTTAAGCAATTTTGAGAATGCTGAATATTCTCTTACTATTTTTAAAGGTAAGTCTTTATTGGTTTTACCTTTTTCTAAGGATAAAAACAGTTTAAACAAGATGTTAAATTATATAGAGCCTGATTTAATAAGCTCTCCTGGTAGTTTCTTAGGAGATGCTGTTTTTAGTGTAATCTCTAATGTACAAGATGACCCTTATTATAATTTTTTAATTATTTTAACAGATGGTGATGATTGGGGAGAAAATAATTATTATAGGTTTTCTAAATTTGTCAATAATCTCAAGTTAGAAAGTTTTGTGGTTGGGATTGGAGGGAATAATCCCGTTTTATTTGATCATAACGCAATTATTAAAGATAAAAATGATAATCCTGTTAAAACTGTGATAAATGAAGAAAATTTACTTCTTCTTGCCTCTTCTCTTAAAGGATCATATTATAATTTGTATTTAAAAGGGATTAACTTTGTTGTCAATGATATAAGAAATGGTATAATAAGAAAAACGTCAAATGATATTATACTTGTTGATGTATCAAGGTATAAAATTTTTTTGGTTATTTCGTTATTGTTTATTTTTATGTATTTATTTGTCAGGATGATAAAGTGGGACGAAACTTTTTAG
- a CDS encoding AAA family ATPase produces the protein MKSSFQIDSEVENALHLINKFRREVASRVLGQKEMIDAILMGLLTEGHVLLEGVPGLAKTLAIQTVSDVLDLEFKRIQFTPDLLPSDLTGNMVYKSATGTFKVRKGPVFSNVILADEINRAPAKVQSALLEAMGERQVTLGDETHKLPDPFFVLATQNPIEQEGTYNLPESQLDRFLLKVNVNYPSVQDEVRLLKIFSVDGRLENIKVAKVMNAYSLVDIKRTVGRVKVDDKIMLYIVTLISASREKDKKTYPFAKYIEFGASPRASLSLLKCARVNALYEGRIFVLPEDVKAVAYNVLRHRITPSYEAEVEEMSIDDIIKMLLSAVALP, from the coding sequence ATGAAGAGTAGTTTTCAGATAGATTCAGAAGTAGAGAATGCATTACATTTGATAAATAAATTTAGAAGAGAAGTTGCAAGCAGGGTTCTTGGTCAAAAAGAAATGATAGATGCTATTTTAATGGGACTTTTAACAGAGGGGCATGTTTTGCTTGAAGGAGTCCCAGGTCTTGCCAAAACCCTTGCAATTCAAACTGTATCTGATGTTCTTGATCTTGAGTTTAAGCGTATACAGTTTACCCCAGATCTTTTGCCGTCTGATCTTACAGGTAATATGGTTTATAAAAGTGCTACAGGGACTTTTAAGGTTAGAAAAGGTCCAGTATTTTCAAATGTTATTTTAGCAGATGAAATCAATAGGGCTCCTGCAAAAGTTCAGTCTGCTCTACTTGAGGCTATGGGAGAAAGGCAAGTAACTCTTGGAGACGAAACTCATAAGCTTCCAGATCCATTTTTTGTTCTTGCTACTCAAAATCCAATAGAGCAAGAGGGGACTTATAATTTACCAGAATCTCAGCTTGATAGATTTTTATTAAAAGTTAATGTTAATTATCCATCAGTGCAAGATGAAGTAAGGCTTTTGAAAATATTTTCAGTGGATGGACGTCTTGAAAATATTAAAGTTGCAAAGGTGATGAATGCTTATTCGTTGGTTGACATTAAGAGAACTGTTGGTAGGGTAAAAGTTGATGACAAAATAATGCTTTATATTGTTACTTTAATCTCGGCATCTCGTGAGAAAGATAAAAAAACTTATCCTTTTGCCAAATATATTGAATTTGGTGCATCTCCTAGAGCTTCTCTTAGTTTATTAAAGTGTGCGCGTGTTAATGCTCTTTATGAGGGACGAATATTTGTTCTACCAGAAGATGTTAAAGCTGTGGCTTATAACGTGTTAAGACACAGAATTACGCCATCTTATGAGGCAGAAGTAGAGGAAATGAGTATTGATGATATTATTAAGATGCTTCTTTCTGCTGTAGCACTACCCTAG
- the infA gene encoding translation initiation factor IF-1, translating to MDIKEEAIETEGIVKESLPNTMFRVELKNKHIVLAHLSGKMRKHFIKIVPGDKVKVELSPYDLTKGRIVYREK from the coding sequence TTGGACATTAAAGAAGAAGCTATTGAAACTGAAGGAATTGTAAAAGAATCCCTTCCAAATACCATGTTTAGAGTAGAACTTAAAAACAAACACATTGTGCTTGCCCATCTATCTGGAAAAATGCGAAAACATTTCATAAAAATAGTTCCTGGTGATAAAGTAAAAGTTGAACTTTCTCCTTATGATCTTACAAAAGGTAGAATAGTATACAGGGAAAAATAA